A genomic window from Rosettibacter firmus includes:
- the sufD gene encoding Fe-S cluster assembly protein SufD — protein MNQTNLHIEAKNWYLSNLELLSKKINGTEKPLLHKIREKSIQKFTELNFPTKENEEWKYTDITPILKHRFVPSLIVDNPQFSFEEINKYLFQDFDFYLVTLVNGIFYEQLSNINDLPEGVIIGSLKKLVNENQEILERYLNQFSGDENIFHALNNIYANDGSVIIIDENVTVDKPIQILFINGNDNNEVLSSPRNFIIANKNSKASFIYNYKGFGNQKYFLNSTVNVFIDEAAIVDYYKIQEENENSFHIEKIDVIQKSKSVFNQFNINFGGELVRNDINSKLDGENIETHFYGLYLANGKQHIDNHTFIDHIKPNCISNELYKGILDDESHGVFNGKIFVRPGAQKTNAYQQNKAILLSPNAKVDTKPQLEIFADDVKCTHGAAVGHLDESAEFYIRSRGVPEELAKSILIRAFAYDVIETIKIEELREQINHIIFKHLHRVEIKNQ, from the coding sequence ATGAATCAAACCAATTTACATATAGAAGCAAAGAATTGGTATTTATCTAATCTGGAATTATTATCGAAAAAAATAAATGGCACAGAAAAACCATTGCTTCATAAAATTAGAGAAAAGTCCATACAAAAATTTACAGAATTGAATTTCCCTACAAAGGAAAATGAAGAATGGAAATACACAGATATAACCCCTATTCTTAAACATAGATTTGTTCCTTCTTTAATAGTAGATAATCCTCAATTTTCTTTTGAAGAAATCAATAAATATTTATTTCAAGATTTTGATTTCTATCTTGTGACTTTAGTTAATGGTATTTTTTATGAGCAATTAAGTAATATAAATGATCTTCCAGAAGGTGTAATAATCGGGAGTTTGAAAAAATTAGTTAACGAGAATCAGGAAATTCTTGAAAGATATCTAAATCAATTTTCTGGGGACGAAAATATATTCCATGCTCTCAATAATATTTATGCAAATGACGGTTCTGTAATTATTATTGATGAAAACGTGACTGTAGATAAGCCCATTCAGATTTTATTTATTAATGGAAATGATAATAATGAAGTATTATCATCTCCTCGAAATTTTATTATTGCAAATAAAAATTCTAAAGCCAGCTTTATTTATAATTACAAAGGATTTGGTAATCAAAAATATTTTTTAAACTCAACCGTAAATGTTTTTATTGATGAAGCAGCAATTGTAGATTACTATAAAATTCAAGAAGAAAATGAGAATTCATTTCACATAGAAAAAATTGATGTGATTCAGAAAAGTAAAAGTGTGTTTAATCAATTCAATATTAATTTTGGTGGAGAACTTGTTCGTAACGACATCAATTCAAAATTAGACGGCGAAAATATAGAAACACATTTTTATGGTTTATATCTCGCCAATGGTAAACAGCATATTGATAATCATACTTTTATAGATCATATAAAACCAAATTGTATAAGTAATGAATTGTATAAAGGTATACTTGATGATGAATCGCATGGTGTTTTTAATGGTAAAATATTTGTTCGACCCGGTGCTCAAAAGACAAATGCTTATCAACAGAATAAAGCAATTTTACTTTCACCAAATGCAAAAGTAGATACAAAACCACAACTCGAAATCTTTGCTGACGATGTTAAATGCACACACGGTGCAGCTGTTGGTCATTTAGATGAAAGTGCAGAATTCTATATTCGTTCTCGAGGAGTTCCTGAAGAATTGGCAAAATCAATTTTAATTAGAGCTTTTGCTTATGATGTAATTGAAACAATTAAAATTGAAGAACTTCGTGAACAAATTAATCACATAATATTCAAACATCTTCACAGAGTTGAAATTAAAAATCAATAA
- the sufC gene encoding Fe-S cluster assembly ATPase SufC, whose translation MLVIKNLHANVEGKEILRGINLEVKAGEIHAIMGPNGSGKSTLANVLAGNKGYEVTEGEIWFEGKNLLEMEPEERAREGVFLAFQYPVEIPGVSNATFLKTALNEKRKYQNLPELTPKEFLDLMKEKSNILGMDESLISRSVNVGFSGGEKKRNEIFQLLMLDPKLAILDETDSGLDIDALRIVSNGVNVFHNEKNAVIVVTHYQRLLNYITPDYVHVLYKGKIVKSGGKELALELEEKGYDWVITDEFETENV comes from the coding sequence ATGTTAGTAATAAAAAATTTACATGCGAATGTTGAAGGGAAAGAAATTCTGAGAGGAATAAATCTTGAAGTAAAAGCTGGCGAAATACATGCTATTATGGGACCGAATGGTTCTGGCAAAAGTACACTTGCAAATGTTCTTGCCGGTAACAAAGGATATGAAGTTACAGAAGGTGAAATCTGGTTTGAAGGAAAAAATTTACTTGAGATGGAACCAGAAGAAAGAGCTCGCGAAGGTGTGTTTCTGGCATTTCAATATCCTGTTGAAATTCCCGGTGTGTCCAATGCAACTTTCTTAAAAACTGCATTGAACGAAAAAAGAAAGTATCAGAATCTTCCTGAACTTACACCAAAAGAATTTCTTGATTTGATGAAAGAAAAATCAAATATACTTGGAATGGACGAATCATTAATAAGTCGTTCTGTAAATGTTGGTTTTTCTGGTGGCGAAAAAAAGAGAAATGAAATTTTTCAACTATTAATGTTAGACCCAAAATTAGCCATACTTGATGAAACAGATTCTGGACTTGATATTGATGCATTAAGAATAGTTTCGAATGGTGTAAATGTATTTCATAATGAAAAAAATGCTGTAATTGTTGTTACTCATTATCAACGATTACTTAATTATATAACACCAGACTATGTTCATGTTCTCTATAAAGGTAAAATTGTAAAATCTGGTGGAAAAGAATTAGCTCTAGAACTCGAAGAAAAAGGTTACGATTGGGTTATAACAGATGAATTTGAAACAGAAAATGTATAA
- the sufB gene encoding Fe-S cluster assembly protein SufB, whose translation MNILNELTESEYKWGFVTEIESEVAPKGLNEDIIRLISNKKGEPEWMTEWRLKAFRYWKTMEEPKWPNVTYPKIDFQNISYYAAPKKVPKKKSLDEVDPELLKTFEKLGIPLEEQKLLAGVAVDAVFDSVSVATTFKETLKEKGIIFCSISEAIREHPDLVRKYLGSVVPYTDNFYAALNSAVFSDGSFVYIPKGVRCPMELSTYFRINAQETGQFERTLIIADEGSYVSYLEGCTAPIRDNNQLHAAVVELIALDNAEIKYSTVQNWYPGDKEGKGGIYNFVTKRGACRGKHSKISWTQVETGSAITWKYPSCILQGDYSIGEFYSVAVTNNYQQADTGTKMIHIGKYTKSTVVSKGISAGRSKNSYRGLVKIGKNAIGARNFTQCDSMLMGDKCSANTFPYIEVENNTAKVEHEATTSKVGEDQIFYLNQRGISTEDAINMIVNGFCKEVFKELPMEFAVEAQKLLAISLEGSVG comes from the coding sequence ATGAATATACTTAATGAATTAACTGAATCTGAGTATAAATGGGGTTTTGTTACAGAAATTGAATCTGAAGTTGCGCCAAAAGGTTTGAACGAGGATATCATTAGATTAATTTCTAATAAAAAAGGGGAACCTGAATGGATGACAGAGTGGCGACTGAAAGCATTCCGTTATTGGAAGACAATGGAAGAACCTAAATGGCCAAATGTAACTTATCCTAAAATTGATTTTCAAAATATAAGTTATTATGCAGCACCTAAAAAAGTCCCCAAGAAAAAAAGTCTTGATGAGGTAGATCCAGAATTACTAAAAACTTTTGAAAAGTTAGGAATACCACTGGAAGAACAAAAACTATTAGCTGGAGTTGCTGTAGATGCTGTTTTCGATTCAGTTTCGGTTGCAACAACTTTCAAGGAGACATTGAAAGAAAAAGGAATAATTTTTTGTTCAATCTCAGAAGCTATACGAGAACATCCAGACCTTGTGAGAAAATATCTCGGCTCGGTTGTTCCATATACTGATAATTTTTATGCTGCATTAAATTCTGCAGTATTCAGTGATGGTTCTTTTGTATATATACCAAAAGGTGTAAGATGTCCAATGGAATTATCCACTTACTTTAGAATTAATGCACAGGAAACCGGACAATTTGAAAGAACATTAATTATAGCTGATGAGGGTTCTTATGTAAGTTATCTTGAAGGTTGCACTGCTCCAATACGCGATAATAATCAACTTCATGCTGCAGTTGTAGAATTAATTGCTCTCGATAATGCAGAAATAAAATATTCAACAGTTCAAAATTGGTATCCAGGCGATAAAGAAGGTAAAGGAGGAATTTACAATTTTGTAACTAAGAGAGGTGCATGTCGTGGTAAACATTCCAAGATTTCATGGACACAGGTTGAAACAGGTTCCGCAATTACATGGAAATATCCAAGTTGTATACTGCAGGGAGATTATTCAATAGGAGAATTTTATTCAGTAGCTGTAACAAATAATTATCAACAGGCAGATACTGGAACTAAAATGATTCATATCGGAAAGTATACAAAGAGTACTGTTGTATCTAAAGGTATTTCTGCTGGAAGGAGTAAAAATTCATATCGTGGTCTTGTCAAAATTGGTAAGAACGCTATTGGTGCACGCAATTTTACTCAGTGCGATTCCATGTTAATGGGAGATAAATGCAGTGCAAATACATTTCCATATATCGAAGTAGAAAATAATACAGCAAAAGTTGAACACGAAGCAACAACTTCAAAAGTTGGTGAAGATCAAATCTTTTATCTAAATCAAAGAGGAATATCAACTGAAGATGCAATAAATATGATTGTCAATGGATTTTGTAAAGAGGTATTTAAAGAATTACCAATGGAATTTGCTGTAGAAGCACAAAAACTACTTGCTATAAGTTTAGAAGGTAGTGTAGGATAA
- a CDS encoding DUF190 domain-containing protein — protein MEIKGEAKLIRIFLGEDDILNHKPVYETIVLEARKAGLAGATVFKGIMGFGKDSRIHTAKILRLSEDLPIVIEIVDESEKVEKFLPVLNKIFEEAKCGGLITIEKAEIIKYVTGGK, from the coding sequence ATGGAAATTAAAGGCGAGGCAAAATTAATTAGAATTTTTTTAGGTGAGGATGATATTTTAAATCATAAGCCAGTTTATGAAACAATTGTTTTAGAAGCACGTAAAGCTGGTCTTGCTGGTGCAACAGTGTTTAAGGGAATTATGGGATTTGGTAAAGATAGCAGAATCCATACTGCAAAAATTTTAAGACTTTCAGAAGATTTACCAATTGTAATTGAAATTGTGGATGAATCAGAAAAAGTTGAAAAATTTTTGCCAGTATTAAACAAAATATTTGAAGAAGCAAAGTGCGGTGGATTAATTACTATCGAAAAAGCAGAAATTATAAAGTATGTAACAGGTGGGAAATAA
- the crcB gene encoding fluoride efflux transporter CrcB: MQNYIIVFVGAGLGGVLRYWLSGFVYKFLSPIFPYGTLTVNVLGSFIIGIVMYYLDANELISQQLRLFLTIGLCGGLTTFSTFSYETINFLKEREYLYAGLNIFFNLFLTLFVLFITYKLSKIISGD; this comes from the coding sequence ATGCAAAATTATATTATTGTATTTGTAGGTGCAGGATTAGGGGGTGTATTAAGATACTGGCTTTCTGGTTTTGTTTATAAATTTTTAAGCCCGATATTTCCATATGGGACATTAACAGTAAATGTTCTGGGAAGTTTTATTATTGGGATTGTTATGTATTATCTCGACGCAAATGAATTAATCAGCCAGCAATTAAGATTATTTTTAACTATTGGCTTATGTGGTGGTTTAACTACATTTTCTACTTTTTCTTACGAAACAATTAATTTCTTAAAAGAACGAGAATATTTATATGCAGGATTAAATATATTCTTTAACTTATTTCTAACTTTGTTTGTACTTTTCATTACTTATAAATTATCAAAAATTATTTCCGGGGATTGA
- a CDS encoding thioredoxin family protein, whose protein sequence is MKIKYFLLICLFSTLSFNLIIAQSKTTKKTEEKPRVIFIELGSVNCIPCRMMQPVMKNIELKYGKQIKVIFYDVWTQEQRK, encoded by the coding sequence ATGAAAATTAAATATTTTCTATTAATATGCCTTTTCTCAACACTTTCATTTAATTTGATTATTGCTCAATCAAAAACAACAAAAAAAACCGAAGAAAAACCAAGGGTTATATTTATAGAACTTGGCTCTGTAAATTGTATCCCCTGCAGGATGATGCAACCTGTTATGAAAAATATTGAGTTAAAGTATGGAAAACAAATAAAAGTTATTTTCTACGATGTGTGGACACAAGAACAAAGGAAATAA
- a CDS encoding thioredoxin family protein, giving the protein MIRIKILGPGCKKCQTLESKVKEIVNKEGIEAIIEKVTDISEIMNYGIMMTPGLVINDQVKCFGIIPKEEQIISWLKEGYQK; this is encoded by the coding sequence ATGATTAGAATTAAAATTCTTGGTCCAGGTTGTAAAAAATGCCAGACTCTTGAATCAAAAGTAAAAGAAATTGTAAATAAAGAAGGTATTGAAGCAATAATTGAAAAAGTAACTGATATAAGTGAAATTATGAATTATGGTATAATGATGACACCCGGGTTGGTTATTAATGACCAGGTAAAATGCTTTGGCATTATTCCTAAAGAAGAACAGATTATTTCGTGGTTAAAAGAAGGATATCAAAAATGA
- a CDS encoding DUF2703 domain-containing protein — translation MKVKLEFQYFDECPNHKKMYENLLYAIKDIEDKIEFNLILVKDQLKAKQIGFRGSPTLLIDGEDFEGLPEPENPNLSCRFYINGIPSPDEIRKKIIQKINKED, via the coding sequence ATGAAAGTAAAACTCGAATTTCAATATTTCGATGAATGTCCTAATCATAAAAAAATGTATGAAAATTTGCTTTATGCAATCAAAGATATTGAGGATAAAATTGAGTTTAATCTAATTTTAGTTAAAGATCAATTAAAAGCAAAGCAAATTGGATTTAGAGGTTCACCTACATTATTAATTGATGGAGAAGATTTTGAAGGATTGCCAGAACCTGAAAATCCTAATCTCTCATGCAGATTTTATATAAATGGAATTCCATCACCTGATGAAATAAGAAAAAAAATAATTCAGAAAATAAATAAGGAGGATTAA
- a CDS encoding permease: protein MNWKEQYKSFLWILGFFLFAYFMPLDSENFRNAIINAFELTKWYAQEHVLLCLVPAFFIAGVIAVFIGQASIVKYFGAKAKKWKAYLIASISGTILAVCSCTVLPLFSSIHKKGAGLGPAIAFLYSGPAINILAIILTARILGIELGIARVIGAVSFSIIIGLLMAFIFRKEEKEKEDNQLTMPDIEEARPFWQTAIHFFILVAILVFVNWGKPVNDTNSFWYHIYANKWFITSLFGIAFALSMIFIIKVKKVYVILGALGVVLSALLFYDNPTIPFLVGVIATTIALTFSEDEPNQWLGETWGFTKQIMPLLGAGVLIAGFLLGSANGNGGIIPKNWIYTLVGGNSLFSNFFASLTGAFMYFATLTEIPILQGLINNGMGKGPALALLLAGPALSLPNMLVIKSVIGIKKTVTYVSLVVIMATISGLIYGSLF from the coding sequence ATGAATTGGAAAGAACAATATAAATCTTTTTTGTGGATTCTTGGGTTTTTCTTATTCGCATACTTTATGCCTTTAGATTCAGAAAATTTTAGAAATGCAATTATAAATGCTTTCGAACTTACTAAATGGTATGCACAGGAACATGTGTTACTTTGTTTGGTGCCAGCTTTTTTTATAGCAGGAGTTATTGCTGTTTTTATTGGTCAGGCATCTATTGTAAAATATTTTGGTGCAAAAGCAAAAAAATGGAAAGCCTATTTAATTGCTTCGATTTCAGGTACCATATTAGCAGTATGTTCATGCACTGTTCTGCCACTTTTTTCATCAATTCATAAGAAAGGAGCTGGTTTAGGTCCAGCAATTGCATTTTTATATTCAGGACCAGCAATTAATATTCTGGCAATAATTTTAACAGCACGTATTTTGGGAATTGAGCTTGGAATTGCAAGAGTTATTGGAGCTGTTTCATTCAGTATTATAATAGGATTATTAATGGCTTTTATTTTTAGAAAAGAAGAAAAGGAAAAAGAAGATAATCAACTTACAATGCCAGATATTGAAGAAGCAAGACCTTTCTGGCAGACAGCCATTCACTTTTTTATTCTTGTTGCAATTCTTGTTTTTGTTAATTGGGGAAAACCAGTTAATGATACTAATAGTTTCTGGTATCATATTTATGCTAATAAATGGTTTATTACTTCATTGTTTGGGATTGCATTTGCTCTCTCAATGATTTTTATAATCAAAGTAAAAAAAGTATATGTAATACTTGGTGCACTCGGAGTTGTTTTATCTGCACTTTTATTTTATGATAATCCCACCATACCATTTTTAGTAGGAGTGATTGCAACTACTATTGCTTTGACATTTTCAGAAGATGAACCAAATCAATGGCTTGGTGAAACCTGGGGATTCACAAAACAAATTATGCCACTACTCGGTGCAGGTGTTTTAATTGCAGGTTTCTTGCTTGGTTCTGCAAATGGTAATGGAGGGATTATTCCAAAAAACTGGATTTATACTTTAGTTGGGGGTAATTCTTTATTCTCAAATTTCTTTGCTTCACTCACAGGTGCGTTTATGTATTTTGCAACTTTAACAGAAATACCAATTCTCCAGGGATTAATTAATAATGGAATGGGTAAAGGTCCAGCACTTGCTTTATTACTTGCCGGTCCTGCATTATCGTTACCAAATATGCTGGTAATTAAAAGTGTTATTGGAATTAAAAAAACTGTAACATACGTTTCATTAGTTGTTATTATGGCAACAATCAGTGGTCTAATTTACGGTTCTTTATTTTAA
- a CDS encoding ATP-binding protein encodes MGIPREEIPWYPTINTDLCNSCGNCIDFCSNDVFKAGKLYTEVVNPYYCVVGCSSCAK; translated from the coding sequence ATGGGTATCCCAAGGGAAGAAATACCTTGGTATCCTACTATAAACACAGATCTATGTAATAGTTGCGGCAATTGCATTGATTTTTGTAGTAATGATGTTTTCAAAGCTGGAAAACTTTATACAGAAGTGGTTAATCCATATTACTGTGTTGTTGGCTGTTCATCCTGTGCTAAATAA
- a CDS encoding ArsR/SmtB family transcription factor, which translates to MEKDYYIERLLTAISHPNRIKILRLLKEEKTLCGCEILSAIGIEQSNLSRHLNTLVQAGVIYAWKEGTRMNYKISDKRIFDILDIAEQIVNKKLSNLKVLV; encoded by the coding sequence ATGGAAAAAGATTACTACATAGAAAGATTATTGACAGCAATTTCGCATCCTAATAGAATAAAAATATTAAGATTGCTGAAAGAAGAAAAGACTCTTTGTGGATGTGAAATTTTATCTGCTATTGGTATTGAACAGTCAAATCTTTCCAGACATTTGAATACACTTGTACAGGCAGGTGTTATTTATGCATGGAAAGAAGGGACAAGAATGAATTATAAAATTTCTGATAAAAGAATATTTGACATTCTTGACATTGCAGAGCAAATAGTAAATAAAAAGCTGTCAAATTTGAAAGTACTTGTTTAA
- a CDS encoding putative manganese transporter, whose product MIDTLLNPVKESIQISLLVAVMMILVDLINVSTKNKLESFFINARKFKQYILASLIGTVPGCIGGFTNVSLYIHGLISFGALAGAMVAVSGDEAFVMLAMFPKQALILFAILFVIGVFSGWLIDLIVKKYKIPTCENCKEMITHPKENSFKHYIKEHIWKHIIKKHLWKTALWTFGALAVVEFGLKYLHLEEFTSQYKIVFLFVGALVGLIPESGPHLIFVTLFAQGLIPFSVLLTSSIVQDGHGMLPMLSYSLKDSMLLKTFNFIIGITIGLILLAVGL is encoded by the coding sequence ATGATTGATACACTTTTAAATCCTGTTAAAGAATCAATTCAAATTTCACTGCTTGTAGCGGTGATGATGATATTAGTCGATTTAATAAATGTTTCCACAAAAAATAAACTTGAATCTTTTTTTATTAACGCAAGAAAGTTTAAGCAATATATTTTAGCTTCATTAATCGGAACAGTCCCTGGTTGCATTGGTGGATTTACAAATGTTTCTCTTTACATTCACGGATTGATAAGCTTTGGGGCACTTGCAGGAGCGATGGTTGCTGTTTCTGGTGATGAGGCATTTGTTATGCTTGCAATGTTTCCTAAACAGGCATTAATTCTATTTGCTATTCTTTTTGTAATTGGAGTTTTTAGCGGATGGCTTATTGATTTGATTGTTAAGAAATATAAAATCCCAACTTGCGAAAATTGTAAAGAGATGATAACTCATCCAAAAGAGAATAGTTTTAAGCATTATATTAAAGAGCATATCTGGAAACACATAATTAAAAAACATCTCTGGAAAACTGCACTCTGGACATTTGGTGCTCTTGCTGTTGTTGAGTTTGGATTAAAGTATTTACATCTGGAAGAATTTACATCACAATATAAAATTGTTTTTCTCTTTGTTGGAGCTTTAGTTGGACTGATACCTGAATCAGGTCCTCATTTAATTTTTGTTACATTATTTGCACAAGGATTAATCCCATTTTCTGTTTTATTAACAAGTTCCATTGTTCAGGATGGTCATGGTATGCTACCAATGTTATCTTATTCATTAAAAGATTCAATGCTTTTGAAGACCTTTAATTTTATTATAGGAATTACAATTGGATTGATTTTACTTGCAGTAGGATTATGA
- a CDS encoding DUF302 domain-containing protein, translating into MKRLIITFFVLIYTIAINAQTVNPIIESQSKYNFSTTVDSLTKVAEQNKWKVIIVHDLQTSLKKNGKEVLPVKVIEVCNPNYSFNVLSKEEFKLFSTMMPCRISVYEKSDGKTYVARINSAFMNEVMKDKQCKSMNNALNDIENFISIVTK; encoded by the coding sequence ATGAAAAGACTAATCATCACATTTTTTGTTTTAATATATACAATAGCTATAAATGCTCAGACTGTTAATCCAATTATAGAAAGCCAAAGTAAGTATAATTTTTCTACCACTGTTGATTCACTTACAAAAGTAGCAGAGCAAAATAAATGGAAGGTAATCATCGTTCACGATTTACAGACATCATTAAAGAAAAATGGTAAAGAAGTTTTACCTGTTAAAGTTATTGAAGTTTGTAATCCAAATTATTCTTTTAATGTCTTGAGTAAAGAAGAGTTTAAATTGTTTTCAACAATGATGCCTTGCAGAATCTCTGTTTATGAAAAATCTGATGGAAAAACCTATGTAGCAAGAATTAACTCTGCATTTATGAATGAAGTGATGAAAGATAAACAGTGTAAGTCAATGAACAATGCATTAAACGACATTGAAAATTTTATATCAATTGTTACAAAATGA
- a CDS encoding class I SAM-dependent methyltransferase, translating to MKNSLNKTHWYDGWFYDLIIAPNQDRLFFQIKEIIEPASSVIDVGCGTGRLSFFIADKVSNVVGIDLSQKNIERANKNLSKNPDKKISFVHTDISSMISKNEKFDYAVMTYVIHEVNEDERVEFLKQLSRIADKIIIGDYSVPEHPGIFSFLNVVIEFLAGSEHYNNYKSYIRNGGIKYLAEKAELRIINEIKNKPLTGHLVVLTM from the coding sequence ATGAAAAATAGTTTAAACAAAACTCACTGGTATGATGGCTGGTTTTATGATCTCATTATAGCTCCTAACCAGGATAGATTGTTTTTTCAAATAAAAGAAATTATAGAACCAGCTTCATCAGTAATTGATGTTGGTTGTGGAACTGGAAGATTATCTTTTTTTATTGCAGATAAAGTTTCAAATGTGGTTGGTATTGATTTATCACAAAAGAATATTGAAAGAGCAAATAAAAATCTTTCGAAAAATCCAGATAAAAAAATTTCTTTTGTCCATACCGATATTTCTTCAATGATTTCAAAAAATGAAAAATTTGATTACGCTGTTATGACTTATGTAATTCATGAAGTTAATGAAGACGAACGAGTTGAGTTTTTAAAACAGCTTTCACGGATTGCTGATAAAATTATCATTGGAGATTATTCTGTTCCTGAACATCCTGGAATCTTTTCTTTTTTAAATGTAGTGATTGAGTTTCTTGCTGGCAGTGAACATTACAATAATTACAAAAGTTATATTCGAAACGGTGGCATAAAGTACTTAGCTGAAAAAGCTGAATTAAGAATAATCAATGAAATTAAAAATAAACCATTAACAGGTCATTTAGTAGTTTTAACCATGTAA